CACAGTTTCACCCCGATCGCCGCGGAAAAAATCGCCGGGCGCGTACGGCTCCGCGTCGAGCAGATGCGCGCCGCCGATGATCTCGCGACCACCATCCAACAACAGCTGATCGAGACCGCCGATGAGGTCGAAAGCGGCGGCAAGAGCGTGGGCCTGCATCAACTCACCATCACCGTCTTCGCAGAGAGCCGCGAAGCGCTCGATCAGCGTATCTCAAAGATCAAGGGCATGGCTGAACGCGCCCGAGTCAAGCTCACCCGCTGCACCCATAGTCTCGAGGCCAGTTTCTTTGCCAGCCATCCCGGCAATATGGATTACCAATGCTGGGGCATGACGGTCGCCACCACGACTTTCGCCGACATGGCCTCGCTGCATATGAGCGATGCCGGTAGTTCCGCCGAGGCGCTGCATTGGCGCACGCCGATCACCGTGTTTCAGAGTGCTTCCGGGGCGCCGCATCGGTTCAGCTTCCAGGGGCCGGGCCGCCCGGAATCCGAGCCACCGCTGGGTCATACTCTGGTGCTCGGGCCCTCGGATTCAGGCAAGACCACCACGGTCGCCTTTCTTGCTGCCCAGGCGCTGCGGGTGCGACCCCGCATCATCATCTTCGACAAGGATGAGGGGCTCAAAAGCCTCGTCGCAGCTTTGGGCGGTTCTTACGCCCGGATCCGGGCCGGACAACCGACCGGGCTCAATCCGCTCCTGACCGAGACCGGATCCCGCGGCGAGGCCTGGCTGATGGATTGGATCTCGGCATTAATCGAGCGTCGCGGCACGCTGTCGCCAATCCAATCTGCGGCGCTCAAATCCGCAATCCGCCGGATTGCCGCAGCACCCAAAGATCTGCGTAGTTTTGCCCATTTCGAGAGCCTGGTCGGTGATGTTCAGGACGGGCGCGAACTCGCCATGCGGGTCGCGGAATGGGGACCGGAGGGGCGCTATAATTGGGTCTTCGGAGCAGCAGATCAGCCGGTGGTCGATTTCCGCCGCAGCAATGTCGTCGGCCTCGACATGTCCGAGATCCTCGAGCATGCCACCGAGCGCACGGCGATCCTAAGCTATATCTTCCGCCGGCTCGAGCTGATGTTCGAGGACCGAGTGCCGACGCTTCTGATCATCGACGAAGCCCATGCCGCGCTCGACGATGCCTTCTTCGCCGCCCGCATGCCGAAATGGGCAGTCACCATGCGCAAGCTCGCGGTGACCATGGTGTTGATGACGCAGTTTCCGAGCCAGATCGAGGCGAGCAAGGCCAAGACCATTCTCGAGGGCCTGCCGCATCGGCTGATCTTTCCGAATGGCCAGGCACTCGAGAGCCAATATGCCGGGCTCAATCTGACGGAAAACCAGCTCGGCTTCGTGCTCGAAGGCCAATACGGGCCGCGCCGCGCGCTGTGGAATGGCCCGACCGGATCAACGCTGCTTGATGTCGACCTCTCGCCGCTGGGCCCGCTCTTGACCGCCTTAAGCGGCGGCAAATCAGCCTTGCGCGCCTATGGCGAGGGTTTCGAGACCCGGCCGTTTTTCTGGAGGATGGATCATGGTTAGAGCGTTTTTGCTTGGGACGCTGCTCTTTGGCCTTGCCGGCTGCGCCGGCGAGACACCGATCCGCAAGACAAATTGCTGGTCCGGCATGACGCTGCTCGAACAGGCCGGTGGTGATTGCGAGTTCCGCGATGTGCCGGAGGTTTAGATCCATGGCACTTGCACTTTCTCTCGCCACCCTGCCCTTCACGCCCCTTGCCCATGCTGCTGGTGTGCCAGCGGTCGATCTCAAGCAGATCGCTGAATGGCTGATGCAAAAACAGCAGGATCTGGCGCAGCGCGCCGCCGAGGCCCAGGAAAACTCCCGGCGCGCCGCGATTTTGAAGGAGCAGGATGCCCAACTCGCCGCACTTGATGAGACCCTGCGCCTGCTGACTGGCACCAGCGCCTTCATCCCGGATTTGGAAGGGGGTGACGATATAGGCGGCTCCGGCTTCGCGGCCGATGCGGTCTATGCCATCGAGGATGACAATCCCTATGCCGAGCGGCTGTTCGGCGATGCGCCCGCCACCATCGAGGGCATGATTGCCGAGACCGCGATGCGCTATGGAGGTCATCCGACGCTGGCCAAGGCGGGGATCAATGCGGTGGAGTTTCGCTGCTGGTTTCAGGGGCTTGTGAAGCAGGAATCGAATTTCAACATAGGCGCGAAAAGCCCGAAAGCCGCTTTTGGCCTCACCCAGATCATCCCGGGCACCGCGCAAGGCTTGGGCATCTATCCCGCCTATTACGACGATCCGCGGCTGCAGCTCGATGGCGGCGCGCGCTACCTGCTGCAGCAATTAAGCAAGTTCGGCTCGATGGAGCTGGCGCTCGCCGCCTATAATGCCGGTCCCGGTGCCGTCCAGAAATATAATGGCATCCCGCCTTATACCGAGACGCAGAATTACGTCCGCCGCATCAGGGCGCATTACCAGCTTTATGCGGGAAGGATCAGCGGCGCCGACGATCTCGGCTCCCTCGATCCCAAAGACATGGTGATCGCCGAGAGCTCGAATATCGCCGATGCCGGGCTGCATTACGCCAGCCATTCGATGACGAGCATGCAGGCCGCGGCGGTCAGGCTCCGGAGCATCATCGCGCGGATCGGTGCCACCGCTTCGGTCAAGGAGGCGATGGATCTCAACACCTATGCCCGGGCCGAAGTCACGCGGATGGCCGCGATCCTGACCCGGCTGCAGGCGACGCAGCGCAAGGTGGAGGCGGCGCGCTATGCCCTGCTTTTGCAGGCTTACGCCGAGGACGAGAGCTATCTGCAAGTGAGGTTGGAACGATGAGCTTTGGCAAAGCAATGCGGCGTGCCCTGGCCGTGGGGGCACTTGTCCTCATCCCGGTCGCGATGTCCGCCCAAGGCGTGCCGACGATCGATGTTACCAGCATTGCCCGACTGCAGGAGATGATCTCCGAGGCCAAGCTGCAGTTGAAGGAACAGGTCGCACAGAATGTGAAGCTCGACGCCCAGACCCTGAAGCTGATCGAACAGATCCAGCTCCTGCACAGTCAGATCGCGGCGCTGAAAGATGGTCTCACGCTGGCCGATCTCGGCTTTGACAAGGAGAGTTTCCTTAGAGAGATCATGCCCGGCTTCAGCGATTTGACCGCCTCGCTCGATGCCGCGAAATCCGGCGATTGGGCCTCTGTCCTCGCGGAGGGTGGCACGCTGAGCGGCGGCACGGTTTCCTCCCATGTCGATAAGGCCTTCGCCTCGGCTGGCCTTGAACGCGCCCGGGTCGATCAGCTCGCCAAAAGCGAGGAGGCGCCGAAAGCACGTATCGGGATTGCGGCCAATGTGAATGCCTTCATGTCGGTGGCGGCGGAATCCTCCTCGCAAGGCGCGCGCGACAGCCTGACCCGGATCGACGGGCTGGTTGGCAAGATAGAGGGCACGGAAAATCTCAAACAGGCCATCGATCTCAATACCCGCGTCACCGCTGAGCTCGGCATCGCGCTCGCCAATGTCTGGGCCATGCAGGCGGTGCAGACCGTGGGCATGGGTGAGGCCGGCATCATGGATGCCGCCACCGCCGCCGATGAAGAAAAATACCTGAGCATCAAACTGGAGGAATGAGCATGGCCCGTCGCATCGTGATCGGGGGCGCTGTCCTCGCTTTGACCCTCGCCGCCGTCATTTCCCTTCCCGTGTGGCAGGCGCAGGGACAAGATCCGGCGCAGCAGCAGGGGTCGACCACCGAAAACCCCTTCGCCGCGCTGGATCACCTGGCGGATGAGGCGACGCCGAATTTTGGGGCCAGTGATCAGGCGGCGGGGCGTGATCAGGACTTTCTGCGGCTATCGCCGAAATCAGAGACACAGGATGTCCCGAAGGCACTGACCGAAAACCTGCCGTACAGTAGCTGCGACAAACTCCCTGTGGTAGAATCTGCCGCCTTCAAAGCGGCTTCGCCCGATGCCTATGCCCGGCGCATGTTCTACGTCTACGCCCAGATGCGGCGGGTTCTCGACACCGGCGATTGCACCTGCAAAGGGAAAACTGCGCCTTTCGCAGCCGTGGAGGCAATCGAGGCAGAGCTGCAATCCACTGAGGGTGTTGACTGGAACCGGCACGCCGCCGGTCGGGACTATATCAGCCGGGCTCGCAAGCTCCGTGCGGATGTCGAAGCAATGTGTGGCGGGACCTTCTGATGGGTCTCGTCACCAATATCATCCAATCACTCGACGCCAGTGTGAAGGCGACCGGCGAGCGATTTTTCGAGAGTACGGCTTCCGCCGTCGGCCCGCTCTGGACCATATTCGTGACCCTGCTCCTCCTGCTCATCGGCATGAACATGGCGCTCGGCATCTATCGCATGAGTGCCAAGGATAGCTTGCAGATCGTGACGCGGGTCGTCCTCGTCTACATGTTTGCTTTCTCCTGGGCTAATTTCGGCACGTTCTACGATGCCTTGACCTCAGCCAGCGGCAATCTGGCGCTGAGCTTCTTTGACATTGCTGCCGGCTCCGGGGCGGACATCAATTCGGCCATGGACGGCTTTGCAGCTGACATGGGCGATACCGCAGACGGCGTAATGAAGAGCATGGGATCGATCACCCGCGGCGTGCTCGGGGCCCTCTTCTTTCTCATCCTCGCCATATTGATGGCGGTCTATGTCCTGGTCGTCGGTTTCGCGAAGATCATGATCGCTTTTCTGCTCGGTGTTGCGCCGCTGGCAATGATCTTCACGATCTTCAATCGCACCAAGCCGCTCTTCGAGGCCTGGCTTTCCTCCTTCGTCTCCTACCTGATGTATCCGATCGCAGCCTCGGCAGTGATTGCCGCCGTTGTGTCCATGGCAGGCGAGCAGTTCCAAGACCAGACGCAGGTCGACAATCTAAGCAGCCTCGTGGGCTTCATGGTCGTGGTCTTTGTCGGGGTCTTCGCCCTGATGAAGATCCCGGAAGCGGCCAATCACATCACCGGCCAGATGAACCTCGCCTCGATCGCCCCCGAGGCCATGCGCCTCGCCGGATCCACACTGCAGCGTCCAAGCCAGGTCGGGGCCAATGCCTTGGGCGTGCACGGGCTCGCCCATCCCAAGCAATATCTCGCCGGGCTGTCCGGCCTGCCCTCGGGCCTCACGGAGGCCAAATCCACTCCGCATCAGCGCTCGGCCCGTGAGGCCGGCATGGCGCTGCGCCAGAAACTCACGGCCCTCGACCTCATGCGCCGGAACTAGCCGCGCAAGGTCCAGCCCCTCCATCTCGGGAGAGATCCATGACAGACACCTTGTCTGAAGAGAGAAAGCTGCTCGCCAGACAGCTCTTCATCGAGCCGACCCGCCGGGAGAAACTGGCCTGGCTCGTCGCTGCCGGCGGCATGGCTTGCGGCATGCTCGGCCTTGCCACCACCCTCACTCTTCTGCCGCTGAAACAGACCCAAGCCTATCTTACCATCGTCGATCGCGACACCGGCATCGCCAGCCGCGCCGTCGAGGTCGAACGCGCCACCATGGAGCACGCCGATGCGGTCAGCCAAAGCCTGCTCTATGGCTATGTGCTCGCCCGCGAGACCTATGATCCGAATGACAATGAGGCGCGCATGTTGCGCGCCTGGCGGCAATCGAGTGGCGAGGCGCAGGCCTCACTGCAAGCACTCTGGGATGGCAAGAACCCGAACTACCCGCCAAGGCTCTACGGCGAGACGGGCCGGGTCAAGCTCGAGGTGCTCTCGATCAACCAGGTCAATGACACCACCGCCCAAGTGCGCTTCGTCAAAACCCTGATCCAGCCAAACCAGCCTGACCGGCTGGGGAATTTCACTGCCACGGTGAGCTACCGTTTCCAGCCGACGCAGGAAAGCGCGCTCGAACTGGTCTGGCAGAACCCGTTCGGCTTTGTCGTGACCGGCTATCGCGTCAGCTCGGATTCCCTGGAGGCCCAGAAGGATGATTAGGTTTTTCCACGCCGCGACGGCGCTTGTGCTGCTCACTACCCTGCCCTTCACCGCGACGGCGGAGGTTCGACCGAAAGCCGGGTCGCGCGATGCCCGCGTCACCTATGCCAATTTCGTCGAGGGACAGGTCTATCATGTCTCGACCCGGATCCGAAACATCACCCTGATTGAACTCGGACAGGGCGAGGAAATCCGCTCGGTCGCGGCGGGCGATCTCGAGAGCTTCCAGATCGACAAGCTCGAAGGCGCCAATGTCTTCACCATCAAGCCGGTGATCGAAGGGGCCTCGACCAATGTCACCGTCGAGACCAATCGCCGCTTCTACTTCCTGCAGGTTTCGGAAAGCCGCGCCACCCCGAACTGGTCGGTGAAATTCAACGCCCCGGGCGATGGCCGCAGCAACCGCGCCGCCCCGAGTGTCCGCCCTCTACCGACCGCACCACCGAAGAAAATGCGCTACGCGGTCTCGCGGGGCAGCTCAGGCGCGGATTTCGCCCCGGTCGGGGTCTCGGATGATGGCCAGAAGACCTATTTCCAGATCCCGCCCGGTGCCCCGATGCCGTCGCTGTTTCGCGTCGACAGCAAAGGCCGCGAATATTCCGTCAACAGCAGCACAAAGGCCGAGATCATCACCGTTGCGGCGCGCTCGGAACGCTGGGTGCTGCGCTATGGCGACGACTATATCTGCATCAACGGCCAGGAGGAGTAAGCCATGGTCGAGGATCAGGAGGACAAAGTCGCGGCACGGCTTGCCCGGCTGAAATCGCCGACCCGAACCAAGCGCAATCTCAAGCCCTATCTTATACCGACAGCGACGCTTGTCATTGGTACGGCGATGGGCGCTTGGGCGATGATGCCGCGTGCGGCCGATAAGGCCGAAGTCGAAAGCCTGCCGACCTCCAGCGTCACCGAGTTCCAGCAAGATCCCGGTCTCGCGGGTTTTACGGTGACGAGGTCGCAGCCCGAGGTTTCGCAACCCGCTGCCGAGCCGATCAAACCCGCGCCGGCAATGGCACCGGACCCGGCGCTCGAGGAATTGCGTGCGCGCCTCGCCAGTCTCGAGCGCGAGAACAAGGCGGCAGTGGAAAAGCTGCAGGCCGAGGTGGAGGCCGAGAAAGCCAAGGCGGCCGAA
This genomic interval from Paracoccus sp. MBLB3053 contains the following:
- a CDS encoding VirB4 family type IV secretion system protein, with amino-acid sequence MASLATIGRNPAAQALLPKDPGLFTHLPYLIELDDEITRTRQNGLMISLEIAGLDGMTAAPQDIHELRRALAGMIDGLDERFSFYIHRLHRRADLGLTPIHGESFAGDLDRAWRKHLAAQDLHDFVVVLTVVSSLPAPLRVPLFGKAAAKLLETDTEARLHDLRELVEVLETGLPHVTTRRLKISDGSLIGFYTAISTGLLAPAWRGQMSLIAEDAVPSAATFYPNEILFDEGIGPPRYAAVLAVKRYSQETWPGMLDALDASLGTVICHSFTPIAAEKIAGRVRLRVEQMRAADDLATTIQQQLIETADEVESGGKSVGLHQLTITVFAESREALDQRISKIKGMAERARVKLTRCTHSLEASFFASHPGNMDYQCWGMTVATTTFADMASLHMSDAGSSAEALHWRTPITVFQSASGAPHRFSFQGPGRPESEPPLGHTLVLGPSDSGKTTTVAFLAAQALRVRPRIIIFDKDEGLKSLVAALGGSYARIRAGQPTGLNPLLTETGSRGEAWLMDWISALIERRGTLSPIQSAALKSAIRRIAAAPKDLRSFAHFESLVGDVQDGRELAMRVAEWGPEGRYNWVFGAADQPVVDFRRSNVVGLDMSEILEHATERTAILSYIFRRLELMFEDRVPTLLIIDEAHAALDDAFFAARMPKWAVTMRKLAVTMVLMTQFPSQIEASKAKTILEGLPHRLIFPNGQALESQYAGLNLTENQLGFVLEGQYGPRRALWNGPTGSTLLDVDLSPLGPLLTALSGGKSALRAYGEGFETRPFFWRMDHG
- a CDS encoding lytic transglycosylase domain-containing protein — encoded protein: MALALSLATLPFTPLAHAAGVPAVDLKQIAEWLMQKQQDLAQRAAEAQENSRRAAILKEQDAQLAALDETLRLLTGTSAFIPDLEGGDDIGGSGFAADAVYAIEDDNPYAERLFGDAPATIEGMIAETAMRYGGHPTLAKAGINAVEFRCWFQGLVKQESNFNIGAKSPKAAFGLTQIIPGTAQGLGIYPAYYDDPRLQLDGGARYLLQQLSKFGSMELALAAYNAGPGAVQKYNGIPPYTETQNYVRRIRAHYQLYAGRISGADDLGSLDPKDMVIAESSNIADAGLHYASHSMTSMQAAAVRLRSIIARIGATASVKEAMDLNTYARAEVTRMAAILTRLQATQRKVEAARYALLLQAYAEDESYLQVRLER
- a CDS encoding type IV secretion system protein, giving the protein MSFGKAMRRALAVGALVLIPVAMSAQGVPTIDVTSIARLQEMISEAKLQLKEQVAQNVKLDAQTLKLIEQIQLLHSQIAALKDGLTLADLGFDKESFLREIMPGFSDLTASLDAAKSGDWASVLAEGGTLSGGTVSSHVDKAFASAGLERARVDQLAKSEEAPKARIGIAANVNAFMSVAAESSSQGARDSLTRIDGLVGKIEGTENLKQAIDLNTRVTAELGIALANVWAMQAVQTVGMGEAGIMDAATAADEEKYLSIKLEE
- a CDS encoding type IV secretion system protein, giving the protein MGLVTNIIQSLDASVKATGERFFESTASAVGPLWTIFVTLLLLLIGMNMALGIYRMSAKDSLQIVTRVVLVYMFAFSWANFGTFYDALTSASGNLALSFFDIAAGSGADINSAMDGFAADMGDTADGVMKSMGSITRGVLGALFFLILAILMAVYVLVVGFAKIMIAFLLGVAPLAMIFTIFNRTKPLFEAWLSSFVSYLMYPIAASAVIAAVVSMAGEQFQDQTQVDNLSSLVGFMVVVFVGVFALMKIPEAANHITGQMNLASIAPEAMRLAGSTLQRPSQVGANALGVHGLAHPKQYLAGLSGLPSGLTEAKSTPHQRSAREAGMALRQKLTALDLMRRN
- a CDS encoding virB8 family protein, translated to MTDTLSEERKLLARQLFIEPTRREKLAWLVAAGGMACGMLGLATTLTLLPLKQTQAYLTIVDRDTGIASRAVEVERATMEHADAVSQSLLYGYVLARETYDPNDNEARMLRAWRQSSGEAQASLQALWDGKNPNYPPRLYGETGRVKLEVLSINQVNDTTAQVRFVKTLIQPNQPDRLGNFTATVSYRFQPTQESALELVWQNPFGFVVTGYRVSSDSLEAQKDD
- a CDS encoding TrbG/VirB9 family P-type conjugative transfer protein, which encodes MIRFFHAATALVLLTTLPFTATAEVRPKAGSRDARVTYANFVEGQVYHVSTRIRNITLIELGQGEEIRSVAAGDLESFQIDKLEGANVFTIKPVIEGASTNVTVETNRRFYFLQVSESRATPNWSVKFNAPGDGRSNRAAPSVRPLPTAPPKKMRYAVSRGSSGADFAPVGVSDDGQKTYFQIPPGAPMPSLFRVDSKGREYSVNSSTKAEIITVAARSERWVLRYGDDYICINGQEE